TCATGTGCTGCGCGAACTTCACGCTGGACCAGCCAGTTTTGCGCAGATCAAGGCGGGGTTGCCAGGTATCGCGTCCAACATGTTGTCCACGCGTCTGTCTGAACTGTGCGAGGCTGGATTGATTTCCAAATCTCACCGCCTCTACACGTTAACCGATCATGGTTTGTCGACCCGTGGCATCTTGTTCGAACTCGCCCGGTTTGGACGCAATCAACCCGTACCCACTTCCCCAACCGATCCCGATGGCGTCTCTCATCGTGCGGTCATCCTTGCCGGTGCCCTCGAACGTGCCGTTGGTCCGCTTGACGACATACGGGCCGAGATCCTGTTGGATGGCGCCCCATTCTCATTAATCGTCGCAGGTGGTCGCGTGGCCTTTCAGGCAGGTTCATTACCCCTCGCTCCGGTACAGATCAGTTTCGACTGGTCCGACGTCGAAGCCGTCGCGCGTGGGGACCTGCGCGTGGCCAACTTCGCCGCCGAACGAGAAATCACCGCCGAATACCCGTTACAGGTGGCCTCATTGCTGGATCTGCTTCAAAAAGCGATGGACATATACGGGGGCTTCAAGTGACCAACATCGTCATCCTCACCGGCGCAGGCATTTCAGCGGAAAGCGGGTTGGGAACGTTTCGCGACAAGAATGGGCTTTGGACAAAATACGATCTGAACGAAGTCGCGACGCCGGAAGGGTTTGCACGAAACCCTGACCTTGTTCACGACTTTTACAACGCGCGCCGTGCCAACTGCCAAAACGCACAACCAAACGCAGCCCACAGCGCGCTTGCACGTCTTCAAGCGCAGCATTGGGGCCGTGTCACCATAATCACGCAAAATGTGGACGACCTGCACGAACGGGGGGGCGCGACAGATGTGATTCACATGCATGGCAGATTGTCGGGTGCGCTCTGCGCTGCCTGCGATCACCGTTGGGCCGCGCCTGCAGCCATGTCACCCACCGACCTTTGCCCCGCATGCAACAAACCAGTGAGCCGCCCCGACATCGTCTGGTTTGGCGAGATGCCGTATCACATGGACGAGATCTATAAACACCTGTCAGATGCCGACTTGTTCGTCGCCAT
This DNA window, taken from Aliiroseovarius sp. F47248L, encodes the following:
- a CDS encoding helix-turn-helix domain-containing protein, producing MSRVKPYTMSCPISRSLDLLGNRWAIHVLRELHAGPASFAQIKAGLPGIASNMLSTRLSELCEAGLISKSHRLYTLTDHGLSTRGILFELARFGRNQPVPTSPTDPDGVSHRAVILAGALERAVGPLDDIRAEILLDGAPFSLIVAGGRVAFQAGSLPLAPVQISFDWSDVEAVARGDLRVANFAAEREITAEYPLQVASLLDLLQKAMDIYGGFK
- a CDS encoding NAD-dependent deacylase, which gives rise to MTNIVILTGAGISAESGLGTFRDKNGLWTKYDLNEVATPEGFARNPDLVHDFYNARRANCQNAQPNAAHSALARLQAQHWGRVTIITQNVDDLHERGGATDVIHMHGRLSGALCAACDHRWAAPAAMSPTDLCPACNKPVSRPDIVWFGEMPYHMDEIYKHLSDADLFVAIGTSGNVYPAAGFVADARASGAKTLELNLEPSATAGIFDDAHFGPATIIVPQWVSELVDAS